A window of Suncus etruscus isolate mSunEtr1 chromosome 4, mSunEtr1.pri.cur, whole genome shotgun sequence contains these coding sequences:
- the LOC126006185 gene encoding patatin-like phospholipase domain-containing protein 5 produces the protein MRLSKQDSPGPAARAMEPDGPRPTPRAFEQEGSWNISFGGSGFLGLYYVGVHQCLRERAPQLLKGVNRIYGASSGSLAAIAVVLDMSAGASGAAEPGEPPNFTGVGSGAT, from the coding sequence ATGCGCCTCTCGAAGCAGGACAGCCCCGGACCCGCCGCGCGCGCCATGGAACCGGATGGCCCCAGGCCCACTCCGCGCGCCTTCGAGCAGGAGGGCAGCTGGAACATATCGTTCGGGGGCTCGGGCTTCTTGGGGCTCTACTACGTGGGGGTGCACCAGTGCCTGAGGGAGCGCGCCCCGCAGCTGCTTAAGGGAGTCAACCGCATCTACGGCGCGTCCTCAGGGTCACTCGCAGCCATAGCGGTCGTCTTAGACATGTCCGCCGGTGCGTCTGGGGCTGCGGAGCCAGGCGAACCCCCCAATTTCACAGGAGTCGGGTCTGGTGCCACCTAG